The Vicia villosa cultivar HV-30 ecotype Madison, WI linkage group LG1, Vvil1.0, whole genome shotgun sequence genome includes a region encoding these proteins:
- the LOC131606445 gene encoding increased DNA methylation 1-like, protein MEKDDTMIAAAPIRFYGKDIAEMPFFATDEAFRGKGFCRLFIGLIEQFLLNLKVKQWIISSTRESLEMWKEKFNFDAIIDRGLKRKVASCNMLVLPQVIRLHKKIYDVQDLNMAQIPEE, encoded by the exons ATGGAGAAAGATGACACCATGATTGCTGCAGCTCCCATTAG GTTTTATGGCAAAGACATTGCCGAAATGCCTTTCTTTGCCACAGATGAGGCATTCAGAGGCAAAGGATTTTGCCGTTTATTTATCGGGCTAATTGAACAG TTTCTTCTGAATCTCAAAGTTAAACAGTGGATTATTTCATCTACTCGAGAGAGCCTTGAAATGTGGAAGGAAAAATTCAACTTCGATGCGATTATCGACAGAGGATTGAAGAGGAAAGTCGCTTCATGCAACATGTTGGTATTGCCACAGGTTATAAGATTACACAAAAAGATATATGATGTTCAAGACTTGAACATGGCGCAGATACCTGAAGAGTAA